In Roseibium sp. Sym1, a genomic segment contains:
- a CDS encoding conjugal transfer protein TrbH: MLHTRRSILKAIGISALVTPMAGCMTQSGWFNPTTSVDAANLSPSAASIVAGDMVAKLSEHVGAGTGTIFLKADNSQFGLALESSLRGWGYAVAEADQQPSGDTIIPLAYTVDSDAGQIFVRLTTPTIELARTYQATATGASPTSPVSVLTRTV, from the coding sequence ATGTTGCACACTCGCCGCTCAATTCTGAAAGCCATCGGCATTTCGGCGCTGGTCACTCCCATGGCCGGCTGCATGACGCAAAGTGGCTGGTTCAACCCGACTACAAGCGTTGACGCTGCCAATCTGTCGCCTTCCGCTGCAAGCATCGTCGCCGGCGACATGGTTGCAAAACTCTCTGAACATGTCGGAGCTGGAACGGGAACCATATTCCTCAAGGCTGACAATTCCCAGTTCGGCCTTGCCCTCGAAAGCTCTCTGCGCGGATGGGGTTACGCGGTCGCCGAGGCCGACCAACAGCCATCGGGCGACACGATCATTCCCCTTGCTTACACGGTCGATTCCGATGCCGGGCAGATCTTCGTTCGCCTCACCACGCCAACCATCGAGCTGGCGAGGACTTATCAGGCAACGGCAACCGGCGCGTCTCCGACAAGTCCGGTTTCCGTTTTGACCAGAACAGTCTAG
- the trbI gene encoding IncP-type conjugal transfer protein TrbI, with the protein MSNSDSNVHLAGDDIRADDEAPKIRRLNRLPIFLFIGLVVVFGVVIIYGLATRGITSGGSVVEDGGGSPASGFADQLKAGISNGVIDPPGQPITPVRPEPVEVAKPEIVQAQKPYSNPFQQRPASPDAVIEPQETEIDWRERMKRRNEEQEMQELQRQRMKRLQSIDAAYDSPIVVNIDDLEGQGQGSQTIQGNQTGNGAFTRSPSSPDLLSAALQAAQGGSANADPNGQFGKQDFFNQDISEAGYLANRVVPQQSPYELKRGSVIPATLITGINSDLPGRITGQVRQNVYDSATGHLLLIPQGTKLFGRYDSDVSFGQKRVLVVWTDIIFPNGATLQIGSMGGVDGEGYGGFKDKVNNHYLRTFGSAALLAIIGTGIDMAVPESSTLSTQDTASDAARRNFAEVFGRVVERTINKNLDVQPTLQIRPGYNFNILVDQDIIFPGSYG; encoded by the coding sequence ATGAGCAATTCGGATTCCAATGTGCATCTGGCGGGCGACGACATTCGCGCCGACGATGAGGCTCCCAAGATTCGTCGCTTAAACCGGCTGCCGATATTTCTATTCATCGGACTCGTTGTCGTTTTCGGCGTCGTGATCATCTATGGCCTTGCGACCCGTGGCATCACGTCCGGCGGCAGCGTTGTTGAGGATGGAGGTGGATCGCCGGCGAGCGGTTTTGCGGATCAGCTCAAGGCCGGCATCAGCAACGGCGTGATCGATCCCCCAGGGCAACCAATAACGCCGGTTCGGCCGGAACCAGTTGAAGTTGCCAAACCGGAAATCGTGCAAGCGCAGAAGCCGTATAGCAATCCGTTTCAGCAGCGACCCGCCTCACCGGACGCTGTAATCGAACCGCAGGAAACGGAGATAGATTGGCGCGAAAGGATGAAGCGCCGCAACGAAGAGCAGGAAATGCAGGAGTTGCAGCGGCAACGGATGAAGCGGCTGCAATCAATTGACGCGGCTTATGACAGTCCAATCGTCGTGAATATCGATGACCTGGAGGGGCAGGGGCAAGGATCGCAGACCATCCAGGGCAATCAGACAGGAAACGGGGCCTTTACGCGCAGCCCGTCTTCTCCGGATCTTCTGTCCGCTGCCCTGCAGGCGGCGCAAGGCGGGTCTGCCAATGCGGATCCAAACGGACAATTCGGCAAACAGGACTTCTTCAATCAGGACATCTCGGAAGCCGGATATCTGGCGAACCGCGTTGTTCCGCAGCAGTCACCCTATGAATTGAAGCGTGGCTCGGTGATCCCGGCAACGCTCATCACAGGCATCAATTCGGACCTTCCCGGCCGTATCACCGGCCAGGTCAGACAGAACGTCTATGATAGCGCAACCGGCCATCTGCTTTTGATCCCTCAAGGAACCAAACTGTTCGGCCGGTATGATTCCGATGTGTCGTTCGGTCAGAAGCGCGTGCTCGTCGTCTGGACAGATATCATCTTCCCAAATGGAGCTACCTTGCAGATCGGCTCCATGGGGGGCGTTGACGGCGAAGGTTATGGCGGTTTCAAGGACAAGGTGAACAACCATTACCTGCGCACCTTTGGGTCCGCAGCGCTTCTCGCAATTATCGGAACTGGAATTGATATGGCTGTTCCGGAGAGCTCTACGCTTTCCACCCAGGACACGGCCTCAGATGCCGCCCGCCGCAACTTCGCGGAAGTGTTCGGCCGGGTGGTGGAGCGGACTATCAACAAGAACCTCGATGTCCAGCCGACACTTCAGATCCGGCCGGGATACAATTTCAATATTCTGGTCGATCAGGACATCATCTTTCCGGGATCGTATGGCTGA